TACTTCATCAAGATGAGTACTTCATCTTGATGAAGTACTCATCAAGATGAGCTTGATGAGTACTCGCCGAGAGGTGAGTACTGAGGAGAAAGCAGGCAGACGGGCCAGAAACATAACAGTTTTAGACCCCTTTTAGCGCAATGTTGACCTGAGGCAACAAACCCAAACCTGGTTCCKSGAGGTGTCAGGGTCCAATTTAATTATTGATATGTAATTAAGGGCCACCAAGCTCCCAAAGAATGCAGGAAAATATTTCCCCCMAAAAATTAAAAGTCTTGCCATAGAGGGTTAGCAAGGAGACTAGCATGGAGGCTAGCTTGGACACTAGCATGGAGGCTAGCATGGAGACCAACAGGGCGGCTAGCATGGACTCTAGCATGAAGGCTAGCATGCAGACTAGCAAAAAACTAGGATTGTAGGTTAGCAATGAGGCTCGCCTGGACACTAGAATGGAGGCTAGGTTGGAGGCCAAAGAAAACCTTCTACATGGAGGATAGCACAGAGGCTAGCATGGAGATAAGCATGGAGGCTAGCACTGACACAAGCATGGAGACTAGCATGTAAACTAGCACAGAGCCTAGCATGGACACTAGCATAAAGGCTAGCATGGAAGCTAGCCTGACACTAGCATCGATGCTAGCAAGTAGGCTAGCATGGACACTAGCACGGAGTCTAGCCTGGACTCTAGCATGTAGGCCAGCACAGAGGCTAACAAGGAGACTGACATGGAGGCTAGCACAGAGGCTAACAAGGAGACTAACATGGAGGCTAGCACAGAGGTCAGAATGGAGACTAGCATGGGGGCTAGCATAGAGGCCAGAATGGAGAATAGCATGGAAGGTAGCTCGGAGGCTATCATGGAGGCTTGCATGGAAGCTAGCATGGAGGTTAGCATGGAAGCTAACATTGACACTAGCAAGGAGGCTAGCATGGAGATTAGCATGGACACAAGCATGGAGGCTAACACAGGCTAGGTAGCACATATGCTAGACACTAGCATGGAGGGTAGCACAAACGCTAGCATGGACACTTTGAAAACCTCTTATGTCAGCGTGCAGCCGTGTGAGCAGATAAAACCGatagagaaaaaacaaagagtccTTTTGTCCATAACAGAGTGTTCCTTATGAATTTCTTGTAACATTTCTTGTCTGTAAAATCACAAGATTCATAGTTTCTCACGAAGGACATTTTAGTTCcattaatctttttgtttttcacaatgtaGCATCAGGGGTTTTTTCTCCCTTCACTGAAGAtcaagttttgtattttgttgtattttgactggcttaaaacaagTACTTAAAACAAGTAGGATCTACTATGTTGTAACATGTCATGTTTACTTCATGCTGATTGAgagcaatatttgtttttctttaatagttTGAGTTTTGTGGCACGGTTTGAGCCTTTTGCTaacaaaatgtgtcactttgaCCTAAGTGCTGCTGTTCAGCCTCACATGTTCACAAATACATCAGAGCaatgaagaaaaactgtaaaagcaaAGATTTATAGGTGATGAAAGAGGTCTGTGTCATTAATAAGAATAAGTAcatcagtaaaaatgtttaccataggtttcttttaaatgtgttttaaatatcagaattgttttcatttaataaaaatggttttctgtgagttttaatttttttgttttaattttgcatttacaaCAAATGCAAATGCTCTTCACCACCCAGCGTTGTAATATTGttcttttccaaataaaagaaacaaaccctTTTCTGTCAGAATAAAGGTTCATTTTTTACAGCTCATCAATAAACAAAAGGATTTGACCTCCGGGAGCAAAAGCAGATGTGAATTCTTGTAGATTggaaaccaatttaaaaaaaaaaaacatcaacctgAAAAAAGGACGAGTCATTCTTTCTTCAGATAATCATTTGTATTTCATCAAGTTTCCTTTGAGCAAAGCTCACTGCAAGCTTGTTCACTGCAAAACAGAAGATTTACCAAATATAtttagtctagtttctggtTCAAATCTCTCAGTCCACAGagataaggcaaaactaacttacaagaaactttgCAACAAAGTTACTTGGCTTAAAACAAGTACGAGCTACTACGTTTTAGGCCAATtacttaacattgatgaaaaagttcaagtttcaTTGACTGCTTTTTTAAGTTATAAGATGGGGGAACGTTTtcttagtgaaataatctgtcaaaagAACAAGAATTTTTTTCAAGTGTCTTTAGAACGATGAGATGTTAAATTTCTTCTCTATGAAGATGACAACGCAGATCAGTGTCTATGCTGTGATTGGTGGCTTCCTGTCTAGCATGAAGTTGTGAACAGAGTTTAAAAGTTGCTGCAGGACTGCAGACATTCACAGGAAGCTGGACCAGCAATGGCTCTGCTGAAggttcatctgctgctgctgctgggtgaGTCGGACACACTGGAGACACTTCCACTGGTTCCACGGAGGCTGCTGCTCTGTGCGTCTCAAACTTCCCTCTGATTATATTTCAGACTGAAACTTTCTTTGCATataaattgtgatgctttttcatttttaactgtttatcCTTTTTCTGTTCCAGCAGCCATGTTTGCACCTGACTTCTGAATAAagtcctcctttttcttcttcaggtgtTTCAGTGAACtcagttgtttctctgcagaagaGAATCATTGGAGGTCATGACTGTGATGACAAGGAGCGTCTTTATCATGTTCGACTGGAGAACAACGATGGACAGAGAAGGTTCCACTGTGGAGCATCTCTGATCCACCCTGAGTGGATCTTGACTGCAGCTCACTGCTGGAAGTCAGAGACAGGATGGTAGGAAAGAGACATTAACACAGTTTTACCTGCAGATGAtcaggttttctgtgtgttcattataatttaatattttctgcagGTATAACATAGCAATATCAAAAGTTCATCCACGGACTGCTAAACAACAGAATCAGGTAATCCGACAACCTCCTGTGATCTATTCTTCTGGCCAGTTCCATGACATCATGTTGCTGAGGCTTCGGAGACCAGTAACAGACGTCCCACCTGTTCAGCTACCAAATTGCAACAATCGTCTCAAAGTGTAAGTCTTTCTCTGATCAGGTTTTCTGTCTCCTCCCGTCCAGTCTTGCTGCCTCTGCTTAAGCACACCTGAGTCAGGTAATCAGgccaccagcagaaccagaacccatttagctcaggtgtgttgaaccagaGACGCATGTAAAGGACGCAGGACGTCATCACAGAGGACTGGAGGTGGACACTTCTGTGTCTGTGGATGAAGTGCTTCATGGATTTATCTTCTgttcttttctacatttttatcttgtatttttacattttattctgattgTGTTTCAGAGGCGATACAGTTCAGCTGGCAGGAGAGGGAGGAATGACAACCGGCCCCAATAATCTGCGAAGTGAGAGAAATCTTGaagttatgagaataaaatgtttctgtaagaGAAGGTCGAGTGAATAACACGTTTATGATTCTCATGTTTCTCTACAGTACCCTTGGCTCCCGTTTCATCCCGTCTTCAGTGTGTCGACATGAAAGTGTTTGCCGTTTCGTGCATCAAACCGACAAGAGGGCATGTATTTTATGCTGAAGCACCGAACAGGGATATAAGTTTTGTAAGTTTGTGTCTTCAATGTCTCTCTAAGGTGTCTCTTTTCGGTGTTATAACACTAATttattgatatatatttttcttcagggTGACTCTGGTTCAGGAGTGATCTTCAACAACATGATTTA
The Poecilia reticulata strain Guanapo linkage group LG17, Guppy_female_1.0+MT, whole genome shotgun sequence DNA segment above includes these coding regions:
- the LOC103478945 gene encoding kallikrein 1-related peptidase b27-like isoform X2 produces the protein MALLKVHLLLLLGVSVNSVVSLQKRIIGGHDCDDKERLYHVRLENNDGQRRFHCGASLIHPEWILTAAHCWKSETGWYNIAISKVHPRTAKQQNQRRYSSAGRRGRNDNRPQ
- the LOC103478945 gene encoding factor V activator RVV-V gamma-like isoform X1, with amino-acid sequence MALLKVHLLLLLGVSVNSVVSLQKRIIGGHDCDDKERLYHVRLENNDGQRRFHCGASLIHPEWILTAAHCWKSETGWYNIAISKVHPRTAKQQNQVIRQPPVIYSSGQFHDIMLLRLRRPVTDVPPVQLPNCNNRLKV